In Myotis daubentonii chromosome 10, mMyoDau2.1, whole genome shotgun sequence, one genomic interval encodes:
- the NPC1L1 gene encoding NPC1-like intracellular cholesterol transporter 1, whose translation MAEARPRGWLLWVLLLQAAQAQPYTPIHQPGYCAFYDECGKNPELSGSLAGLANVSCLNNTRAPRVTGDHLALLQRVCPRLYAGPDTTFACCSRKQLLSLENSLAITKALLTRCPACADNFVSLHCHNTCSPDQSTFVNVTRVAVRGAGQPPSVVAYEAFYRRSFAERTYDSCSRVRIPAAATLAVGAMCGVYGSALCNAQRWLNYQGDTSNGLAPLDITFHLWEPDQAAGSPMQPLDAELTPCNQSQGGAAACSCQDCAASCPAIARPEALDATFRLGRLAGGLALILILCSVLAVLTAFLIGTRVLSRTRDPKAGPSVSNTLSLSTHTFLSACFEGWGTWVASWPWTVLLVSTAVVAALAGGLAFTKLTTDPVELWSAPNSQARREKAFHDQHFGPFFRTNQVILTAPSRPSYQYDSLLLGPKTFGGVLGTDLLLALLELQERLRHLQVWSPQEQRNVSLRDVCYAPLNPNNASLADCCVNSLLQYFQSNRTRLLLTANQTLTGQTAQVGWRDHFLYCANAPLTFKDGTALALSCMADYGAPVFPFLAVGGYKGNDYSAAEALILTFSLNNYPPGDPRLAQARLWEGAFLEEMRAFQQQMAGTLQVTFMAERSLEDEISRTTAEDLPIFAISYLVIFLYISLALGSYTSWRRMLVDAKITLGLGGVAVVLGAVMAAMGLFAYLSVPSSLVVLQVVPFLVLAVGADNIFIFVLEYQRLPRRPGEQREAHIGRALGRVGPSMLLCSVSEAVCFFLGALTPMPAVRTFALTSGLALILDFLLQMSAFVALVSLDSRRQEASRLDVCCCLRAQELPAPSQREGHLLRFFRKVYAPFLLHRVTRVVVVLLFLALFGVGLYFMCHISVGLDQELALPKDSYLLDYFLFLSRYFEVGAPVYFVATGGYNFSSAAGMNNICSSAGCESFSLTQKIQYATEFPEQSYLAIPASSWVDDFIDWLTPSSCCRLYAFGPNKDQFCPSTVNSLACLKNCVGFTLGPVRPSADQFHKYLPWFLGDAPNIKCPKGGLAAYSTSVKLDRDGQVLASRFMAYHKPLKSSQDYTEALRAARALAANITAGLRKVPGTDPAFEVFPYTITNVFYEQYLTVVPEGLFMLSLCLVPTFAVCCLLLGMDLRSGLINLFSIVMILVDTVGFMALWGISYNAVSLINLVTAVGISVEFVSHITRSFAVSTEPTRLERAKEATISMGSAVFAGVAMTNLPGILILGLAKAQLIQVFFFRLNLLITLLGLLHGLVFLPVILSYLGPDINMALVLEQRRAEEAAAARKASCKKHSFPVSWDNGTYVNHGFQHPAESGVSFGDPPRQ comes from the exons gcccaggcccagccgtACACGCCCATCCACCAGCCCGGCTACTGCGCCTTCTACGACGAGTGCGGAAAGAACCCCGAGCTGTCGGGGAGCCTGGCGGGCCTGGCCAACGTGTCCTGCTTGAACAACACGCGTGCCCCCCGCGTCACGGGCGACcacctggccctgctgcagcgCGTCTGCCCCCGCCTCTACGCCGGCCCCGACACCACCTTCGCCTGCTGCTCCCGGAAGCAGCTGCTGTCGCTGGAGAACAGCCTGGCCATCACCAAGGCACTGCTGACCCGCTGCCCCGCCTGCGCGGACAACTTCGTGAGCCTGCACTGCCACAACACCTGCAGCCCCGACCAGAGCACCTTTGTCAACGTGACGCGGGTGGCCGTGCGGGGGGCCGGCCAGCCCCCGTCCGTGGTGGCCTACGAGGCCTTCTACCGGCGCAGCTTCGCCGAGCGGACCTACGACTCCTGCAGCCGGGTGCGCATCCCCGCGGCCGCCACGCTGGCCGTGGGCGCCATGTGCGGGGTCTACGGCTCCGCCCTCTGCAACGCCCAGCGCTGGCTCAACTACCAGGGCGACACGAGCAATGGCCTGGCCCCGCTGGACATCACCTTCCACCTGTGGGAGCCCGACCAGGCCGCAGGGAGCCCCATGCAGCCCCTGGACGCGGAGCTCACCCCCTGCAACCAGTCCCAGGGCGGGGCGGCCGCCTGCTCCTGCCAGGACTGCGCAGCGTCCTGCCCCGCCATCGCCCGGCCTGAGGCCCTGGACGCCACCTTCCGCCTGGGCCGCCTGGCGGGCGGGCTGGCCCTCATCCTCATCCTGTGCTCCGTCCTGGCCGTGCTCACAGCCTTCCTCATAGGCACCCGCGTGCTCTCCAGGACCCGGGACCCCAAGGCCGGCCCCAGCGTCTCCAACACGCTCAGCCTCTCCACCCACACCTTCCTCAGCGCCTGCTTCGAGGGCTGGGGCACGTGGGTGGCCTCCTGGCCGTGGACCGTCCTGCTGGTGTCCACGGCCGTGGTGGCGGCCTTGGCCGGAGGGCTGGCCTTCACGAAGCTGACCACAGACCCCGTGGAGCTGTGGTCGGCCCCCAACAGCCAGGCCCGGCGGGAGAAGGCCTTCCACGACCAGCACTTTGGGCCCTTCTTCCGCACCAACCAGGTGATCCTGACGGCGCCCAGCCGTCCCAGCTACCAGTACGACTCCCTGCTGCTGGGGCCCAAGACCTTCGGGGGCGTGCTGGGCACggacctgctgctggcgctgctgGAGCTGCAGGAGCGGCTGCGGCACCTGCAGGTGTGGTCGCCCCAGGAGCAGCGCAACGTCTCCCTGCGGGACGTCTGCTACGCGCCCCTGAACCCCAACAACGCCAGCCTCGCCGACTGCTGCGTCAACAGCCTCCTGCAGTACTTCCAGAGCAACCGCACGCGCCTGCTGCTCACCGCCAACCAGACGCTCACGGGGCAGACGGCCCAGGTGGGCTGGAGGGACCACTTCCTCTACTGCGCCAA cGCCCCGCTCACCTTCAAGGATGGCACGGCCCTGGCCCTGAGCTGCATGGCTGACTACGGGGCCCCCGTCTTCCCTTTTCTCGCCGTGGGGGGCTACAAAG GGAACGACTACTCAGCGGCCGAGGCCCTGATCCTGACCTTCTCCCTCAACAACTACCCTCCCGGCGACCCCCGGCTGGCCCAGGCCCGGCTCTGGGAGGGGGCCTTCCTGGAGGAGATGCGAGCCTTCCAGCAGCAGATGGCCGGCACGCTCCAGGTCACCTTCATGGCGGAG CGCTCCCTGGAGGATGAGATCAGCCGGACCACAGCCGAGGACCTGCCCATCTTTGCCATCAGCTACCTGGTCATCTTCCTGTACatctccctggccctgggcagctacACCAGCTGGCGCCGCATGCTG GTGGACGCCAAGATCACGCTGGGCCTGGGCGGGGTGGCCGTGGTGCTGGGCGCTGTGATGGCTGCCATGGGCCTCTTCGCCTACTTGAGCGTCCCTTCCTCCCTGGTGGTCCTGCAAGTGGTGCCTTTCCTGGTGCTGGCCGTGGGGGCGGACAACATCTTCATCTTCGTCCTGGAGTACCAG AGGCTGCCCCGGAGGCCTGGGGAGCAGCGGGAGGCGCACATCGGCCGGGCGCTGGGCCGCGTGGGGCCCAGCATGCTGCTGTGCAGCGTCTCCGAGGCCGTCTGCTTCTTCCTGG GGGCCCTGACCCCCATGCCCGCCGTGCGGACCTTTGCGCTGACCTCTGGCCTCGCCCTGATCCTGGACTTCCTGCTGCAGATGTCGGCCTTCGTGGCCCTGGTGTCCCTCgacagcaggaggcaggag GCCTCCCGGCTGGACGTCTGCTGCTGCCTGCGCGCCCAGGAGCTGCCGGCTCCCAGCCAACGCGAGGGGCACCTGCTCCGGTTCTTCCGCAAGGTCTACGCCCCTTTCCTGCTGCACCGGGTCACCCGCGTGGTCGTG GTGCTGCTGTTCCTGGCCCTGTTCGGGGTGGGCCTCTACTTCATGTGCCACATCAGTGTGGGGCTGGACCAGGAGCTGGCCCTGCCCAAG GACTCGTACCTGCTCGACTATTTCCTCTTTCTGAGCCGCTACTTCGAGGTGGGGGCCCCGGTCTACTTTGTCGCCACCGGGGGCTACAACTTCTCCAGCGCGGCGGGCATGAACAACATCTGCTCCAGCGCCGGCTGCGAAAGCTTCTCCTTAACCCAGAAGATCCAGTACGCCACCGAGTTCCCCGAGCA GTCTTACCTGGCCATCCCCGCCTCCTCCTGGGTGGACGACTTCATTGACTGGCTGACACCATCCTCCTGCTGCCGCCTTTACGCCTTTGGCCCCAACAAGGACCAGTTCTGCCCCTCGACTGTCA ACTCGCTGGCCTGCTTGAAGAACTGTGTGGGTTTCACCCTCGGCCCCGTGCGGCCGTCCGCGGACCAGTTCCACAAGTACCTTCCCTGGTTCCTCGGCGACGCGCCCAACATCAAGTGTCCCAAAGG GGGCCTGGCAGCATACAGCACCTCCGTGAAGCTGGACCGCGACGGCCAGGTTTTGG CCTCGCGCTTCATGGCTTACCACAAGCCCCTGAAGAGCTCGCAGGACTACACGGAGGCTCTGCGGGCGGCGCGGGCCCTGGCCGCCAACATCACTGCCGGCCTGCGGAAGGTGCCGGGCACCGACCCGGCCTTCGAGGTCTTCCCCTACAC GATCACCAACGTGTTCTACGAGCAGTACCTGACGGTGGTGCCCGAGGGGCTCTTCATGCTCAGCCTCTGCCTGGTGCCCACCTTTGCcgtctgctgcctgctgctgggaATGGACCTCCGCTCCGGCCTCATCAACCTCTTCTCCATCGTCATGATCCTGGTGGACACCGTGGGCTTCATGGCCCTGTGGGGCATCAGCTACAACGCCGTGTCCCTCATCAACCTGGTCACG GCCGTGGGCATCTCTGTGGAGTTCGTGTCCCACATCACCCGGTCCTTTGCGGTCAGCACCGAGCCCACCCGGCTGGAGAGGGCCAAGGAGGCCACCATCTCCATGGGCAGTGCG GTGTTCGCTGGCGTGGCCATGACCAACCTGCCCGGCATCCTCATCCTGGGGCTGGCGAAGGCCCAGCTCATCCAGGTCTTCTTCTTCCGCCTCAACCTCCTCATCACGCTGCTGGGCCTGCTGCACGGCCTGGTCTTCCTGCCGGTCATCCTGAGCTACCTGG GGCCTGACATCAACATGGCTCTGGTGTTGGAGCAGAGGCGGGCAGAGGAGGCGGCTGCGGCCAGGAAAGCCTCCTGCAAAAAGCACTCCTTCCCGGTGAGCTGGGACAACGGCACCTACGTCAACCACGGCTTCCAGCATCCCGCTGAGAGTGGGGTCAGCTTCGGCGACCCTCCACGCCAGTGA